The proteins below come from a single Corylus avellana chromosome ca3, CavTom2PMs-1.0 genomic window:
- the LOC132174263 gene encoding uncharacterized protein LOC132174263, whose product MEDLKKKYEELTCKLAAKEEKSPARELMDNTDLPFIDRVLGFPLPDNFKMPRVKEFDGNSDPSEHMESIRAHFSLHIFSDEIACRIFPLTLEGVAKDWKKHSACSLSLRQGKEESLKDFMLRFNKEKLLVENPSDQTVLSVLWHRVRPNGPLMAEVSKSSTEITHRQFISKMEEYINQEEMIKALMKGQEEEDREKEDIKKEIPATSTPKEGKFQKKVVKKTVPSFPKIEPRRREDRRFTPLNVRVNEVFIEIRRDLAFRWPSKLRGDPRKRDRTKFCEYHNDHGHLAEDCITLWQGIETFIRNGRLVRFLAGERNRDAVHQQPLLLDANLDAGGREPRRDWEDGPREDPRAPREQGVVGEIHTISRGIAGEGQSNSARKAYARKTQTEEVLTVQRPSKVARKDSMTLSFSEEDARGGNAAT is encoded by the exons ATGGAAGACCTTAAAAAGAAGTACGAAGAGCTAACTTGCAAGTTGGCTGCCAAAGAGGAGAAAAGCCCTGCTAGAGAGCTTATGGACAACACTGACTTGCCCTTCATCGATCGAGTATTGGGTTTCCCCTTGCCTGACAACTTCAAGATGCCTCGTGTCAAGGAGTTTGACGGTAACAGTGACCCTTCTGAACATATGGAAAGCATTCGCGCTCATTTTTCCCTTCACATATTTTCGGATGAAATCGCATGCAGAATCTTTCCCCTCACTTTGGAAGGAGTTGCCAAGGATTG gaagaagcacTCAGCTTGTTCACTATCCCTTCGTCAGGGAAAGGAAGAGAGCTTGAAGGATTTCATGCTCAGGTTTAATAAAGAGAAGCTGTTGGTGGAGAACCCAAGTGATCAAACGGTACTTTCTGTATTATGGCATAGAGTCAGGCCAAATGGGCCTCTGATGGCTGAAGTGTCAAAGAGTTCGACCGAGATAACTCATCGCCAATTTATTAGTAAGATGGAGGAGTACATCAATCAGGAGGAAATGATTAAGGCTTTAATGAAAGGTCAGGAGGAAGAAGACCGAGAAAAGGAGGACATCAAGAAGGAGATACCTGCAACGTCCACTCCGAAAGAAGGGAAATTCCAAAAGAAAGTGGTGAAGAAGACTGTGCCATCCTTCCCGAAGATAGAGCCCCGGCGACGTGAAGATCGAAGGTTCACACCCTTGAATGTTAGGGTCAATGAAGTGTTTATAGAGATTAGAAGGGACCTAGCTTTTAGGTGGCCGAGTAAGTTGCGGGGTGATCCGAGGAAGCGAGATCGAACAAAGTTCTGTGAGTATCATAATGATCATGGGCATTTGGCGGAAGATTGTATAACCCTGTGGCAGGGGATCGAAACCTTCATTAGAAATGGAAGGCTGGTGAGATTCCTTGCAGGAGAGAGGAATCGAGATGCGGTTCACCAACAGCCCCTTCTGTTGGATGCAAACCTAGATGCAGGAGGACGAGAGCCGAGACGTGATTGGGAAGATGGTCCGAGAGAGGATCCGAGAGCCCCTCGGGAGCAAGGAGTGGTAGGCGAAATCCACACTATTTCCCGAGGAATAGCTGGTGAAGGACAATCCAACTCAGCCAGAAAGGCTTATGCGAGAAAAACGCAGACTGAAGAGGTCCTTACAGTGCAAAGACCTTCTAAGGTTGCAAGGAAGGATTCAAtgactctttctttctctgaagAAGATGCTAGGGGAGGTAATGCAGCCACATGA